CGAGGTTATTCCCCAAATGGCAAGTTCAATTGCCTTCCACCCCAGATCAAGACAAGAAACGTGGGGGCAGTGGCATGGGGAATCTTCCCTACTTTGACTTCATCAATAAACTCCAAGAATGAGCCCCGTCGGatctcctcccctccttctGTGGGGTGCGTGGGGGTTGCGAATAATCATCCGCATCATAGGCTCTTGGAAGGAACTATACTGGACATGCGGTGCCACTGAATGCGAGCCCCCTCTTTGGAACcacatttccttctcctcatattttcttttctttaatacTGTCGCCCCTCCTTCTTTCctattgttttcttttttgtcccATTGTGTTTTTTGACTCCTTCCCTTGTGACCTCATTTCCTGGTAAGTCCAACCTTAGCAACTTGTAGTGCTTTTTCACTAACGGACGCTTCGCTACCCTAGATTTCACGGTCACATCACTATGGCTCCAATCGGAACATCAGCAAAACGCGCTCTGACCCCCGGCTTCTACGTCCCAACGGTCGCTTTCTTCGCCGGCCCCGATGAAGATGTCGATGTCTCCACCGTCGAGAAACATGCCGCTTACCTCGCCCAGTCTGGAATCACCGGTCTAGTCGTACAAGGCAGCAACGGTGAAGCAGTCCACCTAGACAGAGACGAACGGAAGACAATCACAGCAGCTACCCGCCGGGCATTGGACGCCCATGGCGCCGAGTCGATGCCGGTCATCGTCGGATGTGGTGGCTCGTCCACCCGTGAAACCATTCAATTGTGCAAGGATGCCGGCGAATCTGGTGGTGACTATGCTTTGGTCTTACCGCCATGCTACTACAAGTCCCTGGTCAGCACCGAAGCCCTCCGCGACCACTTCCGCGCCGTGGCGTCCGCATCCCCCGTCCCGGTTTTGATCTACAACTTCCCCGGTGCATCGTCCGGTCTGGACCTCACCTCCGACGACATCCTAGCACTCTCGGAGCACCCGAACATTGTGGGTGTTAAGCTGACCTGCGGTAACACCGGAAAATTGGCCCGCATTGCCGCCCAGGCCAAACCAGAATTCCTGACGTTCGGTGGGTCGGCAGATTTCACACTCCAGACCCTCGTCGCCGGTGGTGCAGGTATCATCGGTGGCCTTGGCAATCTCATCCCTCGGTCGTGCGTCTATGTCATGAAGCTCTACAATGAGGGCAACGTGAAGGAAGCCCAGGCGGCCCAGGCGGTCGTGGCCCGAGCAGATTGGCACGCAATCAAAGGGGGATTTGTGGCAGTCAAGAGCGCACTCCAGAGCTATCGGGGATATGGCGCACAGCCGCGCCGGCCGTGCGTAGAGCCGTCGGCCGAGGAGGCGGCGGCTCTGAAGGAAGCATTCAGCGAAGCCGTGGAGCTGGAGAGACGGCTAGAGAAGGCCTAACATACTCATGATTCCCATTTATACCATGTAATTACACACTGCATTAAGATACGAAGGCGACGTATTCTATCCATcaattttcaattttaaATCACGGAAACACTTGCAACGAACTAAAGACCAGGGTCCCAAATATCCAAGTACCGGAAGAGCAAACAGATGCACCAGAAGCACTACTGACCTCGCGTTCTACTGCTGAACTAGATGTAAGGCAACTTCGTCTAATCACTAAGTATGAGACAGCCCTGATGAAAGCATTATCCTTAATCATGCGCTGTAAACTAACATCTATGCTGTCTGTCTCCGTTCTACCGGATTATCAGCACGTGAGGAATCAGTGACAAAACCCTAATCGGCCTATAACTACAATATGAATATAGGAACAAGTTCGACCATAATATCATGATACCTTTAACATACATATACCTCAAGAGATGTAGACATAGAGCTAAGTGTGCATCATATAACATATGAAACTGTGCTAAAAATGTCTGAGCAAACCAGAAAAGATCAAAGGACCACACACTGAGGAAACGtcccagaaaaaaaagttatcAAACAAAGAGGGGATTGCTTGAATAGAATTCAACCATTGAGGCCAGCGCGCCAGTCCTCGTTGGCAACAATTCCAATACTGTCCTATGACGTTTCAGATCCTTCTTTCTAGAGGTTTCACATGTACATCCACCTGATACGCTTTCTTGGTCCTGAGCTTTTTATCCTGCAAATGTTATCTTCCTGGTATGGATAATTCCCAGAGAATGAGAGGCTCTTACATTCATGTTTCAACGGATTCATGCCTTTGTCGGAGCATCTTATGAAACACTTTTGTACTCGACTACTACCGGCCATAATTCAAAGATCACAGGCCTCCTGACGAGAAGACACATATTTATACATCACGACCTTCAGTCGGATGGGCGATGGGGAGAGCCGTACCCATAAGACTTATTTAGTTACATCTAAAACCAACTGGCACGGCAGTTGCAAACGACATCCCGGTTCCTTGAAGCCAGACAGTTGGGATGATACGGAATGGCGATCGAATATGAACATGCCTAAGCTACAGTTCATCTACGAGGTTGTCGAAGAGCGTTCTCGCCGATTCAGGATTTTGTCCTGAATATGGTGGGAATCAGGGTTATGCTAACGGGCCTTGCATCCTGTGCTGTTGTCCGAAGCAAGGTTCTACCCTTTACCCTTGattcttgatcttctcaagTCCCCCAAAGCACCACAGAATGACTAGTCAAACCAAGAACATTATGTAGGCTCATCTGCCTAGTCCAATTATCATGACATTCGAACATACAGCGGACGTTGAGGAACTAGTCAACACGCTAGTAACAGGCTAGATGACTTGGGCAACCTTGTACCATTTCTCGTTACGATAATATCTTGCCTGAGATTCTTCGAGATAGAAATACTTATATCTGCTGCTATCGGCACCCTAATGACATCGTGATGACACGATACGTGGGTTTCCAAATAGCGATCCGGAGAAAAGAACCACGGTAGTGTATGACAGCACAAGCCGAACGACGTATATTGAACGGTGCATTCGAATCGCATGGTTTGCTTTAGGTTTATCTTCTGCCAGGTGTCCGCTAGCAGAGCGTGTCTCATTACTAGAATAAAGGGCTGGGAGGACATTTCTGTCTCTTTTGGGGAATCCATCAATGAGTAGAAAGCAGGTATAGAACAAACTAGGTTGCGCTGCTTGGTTGTTATAATATGTCTTTCCGAAAGAGGACGAGGCTGAAATGTAAGCAAAGACTATTCCCCTATCCCAGCCCCAAGTGGCTAGGTGCAGTAATTGACTGCGCCATCATTTTGTAGTGTTGCATACTAGGGCTTGTATCCCACTCGACTACAGCACGAATCGGGCATTGGTCGCTCTATCACAGGTCGCTTCCAGGGTGTCTGGACTATCTCATGTAGTACGATATCTGATTTTACCATATCCTCTTCACGTATTTCTTTCTATAGAAGTGGACATGGAGAGCTTTTCAAGATGTAGGAACTACGTTGAAAGCACTTGACCGCCCTAGAAAGACTAAACCTATATGGAAAGGCGGCAACTGATCTGTCTATTCGGAACCCCCAACCGTGGAAAAGATATTTGTAACCTGCGTATCGCAACCTTGATATCTCTCCTAAGGATGCCTTATTTTGATCTGAAAAAACACATAAATCATGCTTATATAGCAAGTATCTCATGGTAGCTTTTGACCAAAAAATAATCGCTATTCATGACATCCTCGGCCTGAGATTGCAGCTCTCCTAAAGAGACACAATTCAACGAGACATCGCAGGGAGTGTTCAATTTATTCTGCCAGGAGATATAGTATCCGCTGGTAAGCGGCAAGCAGCGCTCAGGAACAGGTCAAGTAGAAGGGCCTATGTCAACCACGGTTTACCCTCATATTTGCTATCCCAGCAATGTATAATAACAACCTAGAATTCCAGAATGAGATTACCTATTCTCCTCTTCAAAAGGACTACATTTTCCAGAAACCTGAGATCACAAGTAATCATTTCATTAGCAGAAAAACATCCTATATCACTACAAAGAAGTCTCCACGCCGTCGACATGTAGAAAGTCTCAAACAACATGCAAACCTATGACACCACCATCTATATCATGACTGGCTTTCTGGGCAGTCAAAATGGTCCAGAGCTGTTTGGTAGGCTGTACAATGGGCAACTTTAGTGCCCTAAGACTGTTACAGAGTTTTTGTCCTGATCTAGGTATAGGGTGTGTTATGGGGgttttatataatacattcGAATAATATCTCTTGTAGAGTTACAAGTGTTGAAAGCTCTGTACTCCTTTCAACCACCATAAATACATACCAGGTATGAATAAATAACTAAGATGAAAAAGTGGCATCGGGCCACGTTCCTCCTGACTCTCGAAACAGTTCTTCTCGTCCGCGGTGGCAGCTATTGGGGCTAGGTTTTCGGGTCCCTTGCTGTGGAATTATTTAAGGTTGAGGGCTTGCAGGCAGGCTTGTCATCAGTCAATTGAGGTCATGCATGATGTATATTCACTTTAGGTTCCGGGGTGGGAGGAGTGTGGTAGTGGTTGGAATTTATGAATAGTGTACTAGAAAACTAGTACACTATTCATAAATTGACGAGTATTACTCCGTAGCTCCGCTTTTAATGAACTATCTCTGAATGATTGTAGGTTGTTCTTCGGCAAAAGCAGAAGGGGTCGATGTCTTTCTCAGAGAGCTGCCGATTGATGATTGCTAATAACTGGAGTTAGTCAAGTTGCATAAAGCGTGAAgcaaatataaatctaggATTTTGTCAATGTTATACAGCAAGCTTTGCTCAAGAGCCCGTAAAATCGCTCTGTATCGTGTGTCCATTTGGACAATGTTCCCTAACGTCAATGCATCGGCTAAAGTGCCGATAGTGGAACAATATGTAGTTGTGGATGCGAAACCGGTCTCCACAGAAAGTGGTTTGTTAAGCATCGCACAGGAATGTCCGATTACCGATGTAGATCTCtcgagcttcttctccatactAGGTAGAAGCGTCGGTGAAAGATATCCTTGGTTACCGGTCCTAGATTCACTGTAGCTCAGCAGTCCTTGGTTCCGATCAAGTGGAGCACATTTTGTTATAATAGCATATCGCGAATTGTATCTCCAACTCTCAGACGTGGGTTTTTGACATAGACAAAGTATAGAAGTGAACCGTGCACCGAATTGAGAACCGGCTAACATTCCAACTCCTGGACAAATTCTCCACGGCAACATTGGGAACTGTGGAGACATTAGTAGCAAGAGAACAACCACTCCATCTTAAGAAAGAAACATTGATAGAATCTTGTCCATGAGTTGCTGATTCGACTGTGAGGCGTGCCATCCTTACGTAGATCTCCATCCTTCGTTCAAGGCGTCAGTCCAAATATGTATCCGACATTAGCATCCTTTCTAGGTATTCGTTAGGTAGTTTAATTTGTGCTTAGGCCACGAATTGATTCCTGACTCGAGTGCACGAGCGCAAGTTGgtgatttattattagaagcTCGCTTGGGTGACTCGGAAAAAAAATATGTACTTGATGGTTGACAGCCAGTCAAAGTTGCAAGGGAGGAATGTAAAGTTGCAATGACTGACAATGGAACTGTTCAAATTGCTCTGACTCGTTGGTAGAGTGGCAATGCAAATGAATAGTATTAATACTAGTCATAAGATTCATTGATCCATGGTTGTGTTGGCGGGTGGGGGTTGGAAGTGGAAGGGTCAGGAACGTCTCCACATTTCATTTCGATGTCTGGGGAACAATCAAGTGATCTGTCAATAAAGGAAACTGAAGAACTGTCTCCAAGCGATGTCACTGTAGCAGTAAAAGTGAGAGAGGGGGATGAAAGCCaggataaagaaagagagggggaGGTATCATTCAATTAAAGACTGAATATTCAATAAGTCGAGGATGAAATTGCAGGGGGATAAATGTTACACTTGTAACTAAATGTAACCTTTAAATACTCTGTTGCCGCAGTGTGACAGGCTACTGGTACGGTTACTGCCCCCAACTCTCCTCTTGGGGGCGGTAATGGTACGGTACCAGGGAAAATCAACAATGATGCGCAGGTCTAAGCCTCTTTCAGGCGCTCCTTCGGAATCCTGGGACTCATTCTCGAACGTAGTCTCGATCCCTCTGTTCCCCTGCAGATTCTTGGTgaaatgagaaggatggtGACCGGTATGGTGAATGGAATGCCAACAGAGAAAGGGATCGACATTACCAACCCTTGACTGA
This Aspergillus flavus chromosome 1, complete sequence DNA region includes the following protein-coding sequences:
- a CDS encoding dihydrodipicolinate synthase/N-acetylneuraminate lyase (dihydrodipicolinate synthase-like protein); this encodes MAPIGTSAKRALTPGFYVPTVAFFAGPDEDVDVSTVEKHAAYLAQSGITGLVVQGSNGEAVHLDRDERKTITAATRRALDAHGAESMPVIVGCGGSSTRETIQLCKDAGESGGDYALVLPPCYYKSLVSTEALRDHFRAVASASPVPVLIYNFPGASSGLDLTSDDILALSEHPNIVGVKLTCGNTGKLARIAAQAKPEFLTFGGSADFTLQTLVAGGAGIIGGLGNLIPRSCVYVMKLYNEGNVKEAQAAQAVVARADWHAIKGGFVAVKSALQSYRGYGAQPRRPCVEPSAEEAAALKEAFSEAVELERRLEKA